CGTCCAGCAGCTCGTGGGTGCGCAGGTGGTCGGGCACGACGGTGGACGGGCAGTCCGGGTGGACCATGATGTAGGACGTGTAGACGACGTGCCGCACCCCCGCGGCGACGGCCGCGTCGATCGCGTTGCGGTGCTGGGTGACGCGGTGGCCGAGCTGGTGCAGGCTGACCAGGAGGAGCCGGTCGGCGCCCTCGAACGCGGCGGGCAGCGACTCGGGCTCGTCGTAGTCGCCGTACCGCACGGTCACCCCGCCGCGGGCGAAGTCCGCGAGCGCCTCCACATTCCTGCTGACGAGGACGACGTCGTCGGGCGAGACCTTTTCCAGCACATTTTCGGCGGTGGCGCGGGCGAGCTGTCCGGAGGCGCTGGCTATGGCGATCCTCATCACGTTCCCCGATCAGTCGGTTACGGGAGGCGACGGGGCTACCGGTGCTTTTTCCCGGTGTTGCCCGTTACGTTAAGCTACAGCCTTCTGCCGCCGCCAGGAGTGTGGAGTTACCGGAACGTGTCATCCACAGGAGACGGGGGGCCTCCGCCCGACGGGGACGTCGTGAACCCCGCGGCCGAGCCTCCCCTGGCCGGACAGGACCGCCCGTCGTCCGCGCGGGTGTACGACTACCTGCTGGGCGGAAAGGACAATTTCGCCGCCGACCGGAGCGCCGCCGACAAAATCGAGGAGACCTTTCCCGCCATCCGGATCGGCGCGCAGGAGAACCGCCGTTTTCTGCTCCGCGGCGTCCGGTATCTCGCCGCCGAGGCGGGAATCCGGCAATTCCTTGACATCGGCACCGGAATTCCGACGTCGCCGAACGTGCACGAGGTCGCGCAGTCGACAACGCCCGACGCGCGGATCGTCTACGTGGACAACGACCCGGTCGTGCTGGTGCACGCGCGCGCCCTGATGGTCTCCGGTCCCAAGGGCAACGTCGGTTACCTGGACGCCGACATCCGCGACCCGGAGGCCATCGTCGGCAGCGACCTCGTCCGCGAGATCCTCGACTTCGGCGAGCCCATCGCGCTGATTCTCAGCGCCGTCCTGCACTTCATCCCCGACGAGGAGCGGCCCGAGGGGATCGTCAAGACGTTCGTCGGGGCCCTTCCTCCGGGGAGCTTCGTCCTGGCCAGCCACGTCACGCCCGAGCACGAGCCGCGGCTGCGGTGGGCGTCGGTGGGCTACCGCGACGACGGCGTCCGCACCCGGGCCCGGACCGCCGCCGAGTTCGAGCGGCTCGTGTTCAGCGGCAACGGGCTCGAACTCGTCCCGCCGGGCATCGTCCTGGTGTCGCAGTGGCGGCGCGACCCGGAGGACCCGCCCGCCCCCACCCCCGCCGAGGTCTCGGCCTACGGCGGCCTCGGCAGACTCCCCGGCTGACCCGCGGCGTCCCACGCCCGGTCCGCGTGGAGGTGACCGCTCAACCGGCCGCGGCCCGCGCGGAACCCTCCTCCCGGGGCTCCCGCCACCGCTCCGCGGGTGCGCGTTCCGGGAAGGCCGCTCCGAGCAGGCGCAGCAGCGGCGCGGCCTTCACGGCGGTCTCCTCGAACTCGGCGGCCGGGTCCGACAGCGCGGTGATGGCGCCGCCGACGCCGAACTCGACGCGCCCCTCCGAGACGACGGCCGTGCGGATCACGATGGAGAAGTCGGCCGCGCCCGACAGCGAGAAGTAGCCGAGGGCGCCGGAGTACACGCCGCGCGGCCCCTCCTCCAGCCGGTCGATGATCCGCATGGTGCGGATCTTCGGCGCGCCCGTCATCGAGCCGCCGGGGAACGCCGCCCGCACGCACCGCACGGCCGACACGTCCTCGCGGAGGGTGGCGCGGACCGTGCTCACCAGCTGGTGGACGGTCGTGTAGCTCTCCACGTCGAAGATCGGATCGACCTCGACCGATCCGGTCTCGGCGACGCCGCCGAGGTCGTGCCGGACCAGGTCCACGATCATGAGGTTCTCGGCGCGGTCCTTGACGCTGGCCGCCAGCTCCGCGCGCAGCCGCCGGTCCTCGGCGGGGTCGGCCGAGCGGGGCCGGGTGCCCTTGATCGGCTTGGACTCCGCCCGGCCGTCCGGCGACACCCGCAGGAACCGCTCGGGCGAGGCGCTCAGCACCGACAGGCCGCCGAACCGCAGCAGGGCCCCGAACGGGACCGGGTCGCGCCTGCGGAGCAGGCGGTAGAGGTCCCACGGGTCCGCCCGCACCGGCGCGGTGAGCACGTTGGTCAGGCACACCTCGTAGGTGGTGCCCGCGAGGATCTCCCGCCGGCACGCGGCGATCTTGTCGAGGTAGGCGCGCCGCCCGTGCCGCAGCGCGAGCCCGCCCGCCCGCGGCGTCCCGGCGACCGGGGCGGGGAGCGCGGGGAGCGCGGCCAGCCGGGACTCGGCGGCGTCCAGCCAGGAGCGCGCCTCCCGCTCGTCGCCCGCGGGGCAGAGCGCCAGCAGGTGGACGGACCCCTCGCGGTGGTCGAACGCCACCGCCCGGTCCGCGAAGATCATGGCGGCGTCGGGGTGCGGGGAGCGGTGGGCCCGCGCACCGCCGCACTCGGCCTTCAGCTCGTAGCCGAGGTACCCGACCCAGCCGAGGCGGAAGCCGAACGGCAGGTCGGGGGTCTCGGCCGCGTGGGCGCGCAGGTCGGCGTCGATCCAGTCGAAGAAGGACGTGCGCTCCAGCCGCGTGCGCCCGTCCGCCGACTCGACCGTCAGCCGCCCGGTGTCGACGTCGAAGAACGCGACCCTCGCCAGCGGGCCGCTCGCGTCCCCCATGAAGGAGAAGCGACCGCCGTGCTCGCCGGTCCGGCTGCTGTCGAGCCAGAACGCCCGGCCGGACCCGGCGAACAGCGCGCCGAACACGTCCTCCGCCGACGCGGACGTGCCGACCCGCCGCGCGAGCACCCTGAACCGCGCGGGCCGCTCGCCGCCGCGAACCGGTGCGCCCGCCCTTCGGGCGGCTGCACGCCGGGAGGGGGACGGCGCGGCGGCGCGGCCACGGTGTTCGCGGGTGGAGTGTTCGCGGGTGAGGTCGAGGAAGTTGCCGATGATGCGCCGCCCGTGGTCCGTGCAGACCGACTCCGGATGGAACTGGACGCCCCAGACCGGCCTGCGGACGTGCCGCACCGCCATCAGCACCCCGTCGTCCGCCCACGCCGCCGGCTCCAGCGCCGGCGGCAGGTCCGCGACGGCGAGGGAGTGGTACCGCACCGCCGCGAACGGGGACGGCACGCCGCGGAACAGCCCGCCGCCCGTGTGCCGGACGAGCGAGGTCCGCCCGTGCCGGACCTGCGGCGCGGGCCGGACGCGCCCGCCGAACACGTGGCAGATCCCCTGGTGCCCGAGGCACACCCCGAGCAGCGGGATCCGGGCGTGCGCGATCACGTCGGCGCAGACGCCGAAGTCCCCGGGGTTCTCCGGCGTACCGGGGCCGGGCGAGATGACCACGTTGTCGAAGGAACGCAGCAGGCCGGGCGTCCACGCGACCTCGTCGTTGCGGACGACGACCGGCTCGGCGCCGCCCTCCGCGAGGTACTGCACCAGGTTGTGGGTGAACGAGTCGTAGTTGTCGATGATCAGCGTGCGCACGGCATCCCCCACGGGCCCCGGCGCGGCGCCGGGCGCACCTCGCGCCCCTCCGCCCGAGCCCGCCGCACGAGGGTATCCGGAGCGCTTCACCGGACCGGACCCCTCCCGCGCCGCCCCGCCCCGGGCACGGCCTCCGCCCGGGTCAGGCGGTGCCGAGTTCCGCGCGGAGCAGGGCGGCGGCGTCCGCCATCGCGCGCATCTTCCCCTCCGCGGACTCCCGCGGCAGGTACTTCATCCCGCAGTCGGGGGCGATGACGATCCGCTCGGGCGGGACGACGTCGAAGGCGCGGCGGACCCGTCCCGCCACGGTCTGCGGCGTCTCCACCGCGTGGTCGGACAGGTCGATGACCCCGAGGATGATCGTCTTGTCGGCGAGGTCGGCGAGGACGCCGAGGTCCAGCCCGGACTGCGCGGTCTCGATGGAGATCTGGTCGGCGGAGCAGCCGGCCAGCTCCGGCAGGAACGAGTAGCCCTCGGGACGCTCGTG
The sequence above is drawn from the Actinomadura hallensis genome and encodes:
- a CDS encoding SAM-dependent methyltransferase codes for the protein MSSTGDGGPPPDGDVVNPAAEPPLAGQDRPSSARVYDYLLGGKDNFAADRSAADKIEETFPAIRIGAQENRRFLLRGVRYLAAEAGIRQFLDIGTGIPTSPNVHEVAQSTTPDARIVYVDNDPVVLVHARALMVSGPKGNVGYLDADIRDPEAIVGSDLVREILDFGEPIALILSAVLHFIPDEERPEGIVKTFVGALPPGSFVLASHVTPEHEPRLRWASVGYRDDGVRTRARTAAEFERLVFSGNGLELVPPGIVLVSQWRRDPEDPPAPTPAEVSAYGGLGRLPG
- the pabB gene encoding aminodeoxychorismate synthase component I; this translates as MRTLIIDNYDSFTHNLVQYLAEGGAEPVVVRNDEVAWTPGLLRSFDNVVISPGPGTPENPGDFGVCADVIAHARIPLLGVCLGHQGICHVFGGRVRPAPQVRHGRTSLVRHTGGGLFRGVPSPFAAVRYHSLAVADLPPALEPAAWADDGVLMAVRHVRRPVWGVQFHPESVCTDHGRRIIGNFLDLTREHSTREHRGRAAAPSPSRRAAARRAGAPVRGGERPARFRVLARRVGTSASAEDVFGALFAGSGRAFWLDSSRTGEHGGRFSFMGDASGPLARVAFFDVDTGRLTVESADGRTRLERTSFFDWIDADLRAHAAETPDLPFGFRLGWVGYLGYELKAECGGARAHRSPHPDAAMIFADRAVAFDHREGSVHLLALCPAGDEREARSWLDAAESRLAALPALPAPVAGTPRAGGLALRHGRRAYLDKIAACRREILAGTTYEVCLTNVLTAPVRADPWDLYRLLRRRDPVPFGALLRFGGLSVLSASPERFLRVSPDGRAESKPIKGTRPRSADPAEDRRLRAELAASVKDRAENLMIVDLVRHDLGGVAETGSVEVDPIFDVESYTTVHQLVSTVRATLREDVSAVRCVRAAFPGGSMTGAPKIRTMRIIDRLEEGPRGVYSGALGYFSLSGAADFSIVIRTAVVSEGRVEFGVGGAITALSDPAAEFEETAVKAAPLLRLLGAAFPERAPAERWREPREEGSARAAAG